In the genome of Melopsittacus undulatus isolate bMelUnd1 unplaced genomic scaffold, bMelUnd1.mat.Z mat_scaffold_440_arrow_ctg1, whole genome shotgun sequence, the window aagcaaccgctttctttttatccactttccatgtttcctcctttactcccagtccacatttatccaacaacccttcagtcccatctatcaacatgtctgtttccatttgtttgcctatcccggcacccatcccatgctcaaacacaggagctgctcgagcttcctccttttaacatcttaacttcttaacatctttccccagtatcacaatctgaacaacatctctttagcttttagtttttcctgtccttttccaaatccaaaattaagggatcaggaagaggtatattaattttgcactctgtcatatctgcatacattacttcattccattttccttatcacctaaaaaaacaacattaattataacaatgtataataattcaaagttccattttaggtaatttttcctgatcttctaaagtgtatgaatgTCAGCATTGGttataatattttaccaacgttttcttgtttacagaggccccagaagaccctctcagttctttccaatgtgccaaaatgtaacccaatgggcttttcttcagaatttccttgtcttgaccggctcccatttcagccaatcttttacaaatctctatagcttctctttcccagtactctgcaaatgcacttatgaaaatgagagcacctacacataagttgtatgatattcttaagggggtcagtacaataatatctctgggttctgaagatcagctcccctgttgttagatcatagtttcggttacagcaaaatctcctttacaatcatgcctcttcaaattttctttgataccttttttttttttttttttttttttttacaaaccctttcccaatttttctttttaacctcccagaacttttgtggctttttccacaaaataatcattttatttctgttctcagagaattaccgattgggtatctataatttaatggctgtacacacacaagaagatgcacaggacagaaaaaaagcagcgagaggggcagccggacactccccctccgcccttttctaagctgctcacagacaggacacacacagggttacacagacaggacagcgggagggcagccaggcccccgctcacagacaggacacacaggtccaaaaaaatatagacgcttcgtccgtctccggccgctctcctcgcggagacacggaaccgcggattgggactccacactcgctttgtagctatgctacgtctcagtcacacagaaacacaaagttacacatgggatccctcactcacactatggttccgcttactctcctcacggttctcagaatctgagatacagcagaaacctggtgggttcgcttacccttcacctgcccccctagcaggtccgtcctggctcccaaaacttgggatataGCGAAATCctgggctcacccgatccgcctatacatatgtattatctatccccgcttcgtattataatgagccagaaggtcctttgcacttgcgcagtgccccttctgatcatggacaggggtttcaggatgaagtaaatgagtctccctctttttaacctttacaccttttaatctccagacatggacttagggttagtcggcgcccagtctgcttctcctgccgcttattaataggaccaaacacctgtgtttttgtcatggtcttaaggcttgatcgcccagtctgcctctccctggcttatcagcaggacctttcatctgcttttgtcaatagaattagcatctgcttcttcccctccagcagtaatcaatgccttggcaagatggcaatggcaggtatttaggacagacaatacttttgtttaagcataggaattcctttaactcccttatacaatttctctgtattacctccctgtacattggttacccgtgtatcagtttcccctttttctataaagtgagtaaattcttttactctattatttatgacagacctatccatgttacctggagaaggccttggttaagtatatctctgaaccatccagtaactccttatccaatccacttccaacaattttaagcttttgcatattctcctgcagttttcccagcttagtatggattgattcagaatggtcagattactttcatgcagcacatacgtttgaaatcctcaaaaccttttctgcaagacacccactgtatcttgcaggattcagaccatcagatgtctgctgcctaaaaaccaaaactttttctacgagacacccactgtgtcttgcaggatcctaactacaagatgcccactgcctcctgtgattgtaaaccataggacgcccgctgcctcttgtgcataaaacctttttgtacaagacacccactgtgtcttgcggacccaaatatcgggtcagtttttttttggtttttttttttttttcttttgcccatactttcatacagtaatggaccattttttccttactctttttgccttcctgggacggctgaatgtcccagtactttatcattaaccccaggggaccgtccggtggtgcatccggtgagctgctccctgctttattcttaggatctctccttggatccttttctgggttataattacgactcttactctgacccattgtcttactccggggacctctgcctgggcccccgggactgggacctctactgggacccgtcttccctccccatatcttagtacaatattctatcattttttttttttgcttatctttccctagggtttcagggaaatctctccaattatctaaggggtattcatgtgagtcgaaggcttgctgcccttcgccccccatcttctggaatatccacaaatatacactcactcgctcccctTGTTtctggcccagtccctcgcgggagatggaaaacgcagtacttaaaggtccacactcgcttggttcagtatatcgaacctctcattcgttatattccaggaaacccaatcccgcccgaacggcaaacctgCGAACAATTTCGCCGCGAACAATTCCGCTCTGCGAATttcgcaatatacttacgcgtcctgagtcttcgtccggactcccgtgcacagaatttttatgggattttaccggtttttcctttgctcattattctagaatttaggttcgtcggtaaggttgaggtaggctgttggtcgcggggccgcgaaatgtcgcggggcgccttcccggaggaccaaagctcaccgttccttatccgagtcatggcaccagaaattgttataaattgagaccacaacggatcataatccaattagaattttattaattatagcaagtagaatatgagcaaagacagcgctggacggcaggggagtctgcgctccgcctactgcaGTattgagcagttcaaaaagccctcccatatacatcttttacttccgtgttcatgacgtagttgaggtactctgcgcatgcttcagctattgctagggggtcgacctctgcaacccggtggtcggtgaggccgaagtaagaagttttcctcctttgttccatagttgacccttcatttatgtccttatatggagttgtttgtcttatttctgccagttcctggaacatcttgcaagccagtttctgtaacaccttgtggtcatcttatgtttgcataaacggtttctggtttaattggtgtaagcgattgtggtttaattggtgtaagcgattgcggttatcttatcttgcataaactgtgtccgttaactgtgtgcataagcaatttcatatcttttattgtctaacctttatattgggtttaacatatatatacctaacatatatcttaataaacaataccttattctttagtttttcacatttctgttaCTTTGCTTCAGGGCAGTGAGTGAATCATTTTGtctgggaggctgcagctgtgtctaACCCTGTTTCTATGCTGGCTGGGGAAGGAATGGCTTATGGAAAGGAAGTATACCTGTGTGGTGGTAATGATTACATTGCTGAAGAGATGTTTAAGGCTATACAGCAGTGGTGCTAGATTTAATGCATTGAGACCCCTTGTTATATGTATATGATGTAGTTAAAAAGTATGTCTTGTGattatttgtatatgtacaGTTGTATAAAGTTAGTCCTTGTTACAATAGCCTATTTTGTGCTTCTGCATTGGCTCTAGATAACTTGGACCTTCTATCGAATTGATTTTGGCCCAGGTTCACAGGGTTAGTCATAAAACTGAGTTCTTCATAGGACTGGGGCTCCTGAGGTATTTTTGAGTCTTTGTGCCCTCTAAGTGAGCATaacctgcacacagcatggtATTCTCAGCTTCTAGAAACAAGTGCTAGAGGATTAGCCTATTAAGTtatggggagagagaggaaaacagtacCAAATACTAGCTCTTGTTACATTTGGTTCTAACTGTGCATGtcattagaaattagaaataacaaaaagctttttttttttttttttttaccctgccAAGATGgtcagaagcagagagcaattTTCTTGGATTTAGTACTTGTCAGACTTTTACCCAATTCAGTATTTGATCCTTTCTTAACCCATGGAGGGGAGCTGAGCAGTTTTGTTGGCATTCAgcttctgagctgctcttttcttcaTCAGGAGAAAACCTTTCAATCACTCACAgactaatagaaaataaacacagggtttaatttttatacttAACTGCTCCACATCTCACTTGAAAAGTTCATGATCATGTTTTAAGAGACTTGCTCATCTCTGGGGGGTGGgcattttcctccctgcatgGAGAAGTTCCCTTAGGgtgaaaagaggggaaattttaATGGGTTACAGAATGATCTTTCTAAATTCTTGATTACTTTCAATTTTGGGTATGTAATATCTACTGGAGTTCTTAATCAATTGGTGTTTCTAGGTCTTTATTGAAGCTAGAGAGCTGAGTTAGTTTTTTTGTGCGATGTCATGCTAACTGTTGGGTGATGGCTTTTCATAGACATGTTTGAGTCAGCTGTCTGCATAGTGGCTGCCTAGTTTCTCCCATAGGGCAATGCAATGAAGTGTAGTATGTTCTAGAAAGCCTACATGTAGGATGTATGGATTttgatggctgctgcaggagaagagtatttgttgttattgtggaaatttgttgctgggttttataCTTGCTTGagtttggtgtgttttcatctggaaaaagcaGGTTGTATGCTTGGAACAAGAATTTAGCAaagctggagagacagaagtgcaaatactaaatgaaaaaagcagaacctGATGGGTGGTACCTGTTAAATAATGTTCTGTACTGGTGCCAATCAGGGCAGTGTAATGATCAAGGCTTCTATGCATGAGCTTCCTAGGATGTAACATGCTCTATCTGTGCTCTCCTGGCAATATGCTCTACTTTGCTCTTAAAGTCTTCAATTTTTACATGAGtacttttttgactttttttaccCCATTGAAGTGGatgattaaataaaagctgttgtcaCTTATCACCAGTCTTAACCTCTCAACACCCTTGTGGTAATAGCACTACTATAAGACTTAATCCTCTTGTTTCATGCCAGCTTCGTGTTGGAAAAGTTACTGTCCCAGAGTCTGTACTCAGTTTAtaccagagcacagagctctaaGCTACTAGTAGTagtcacagaaactgaaatcatgAACACTTCCCAGTGATGCTTAATCAAATCTGTGTTAaggaagctgtggtagaaaaatGAGAGCAAAATTTAACAGTGATGGTTTCTGAGGTGTATGGGTAGGTTTAAGTTTTggttactgtaaaatgaaatacataaaccCATGTATCTATCAGCCTTTCTATAAGGAGTGTAATTAGATCCTTGCCTAGTTAATTGAAGTACTTGTGTGCCAAAGCTTTGTtgtgaaactgggagaaggTTCTTCCTGTGTGTCAGGCAGTGGCCTTTAACATGGAACTTGCCATTTTAGTATGGAAATTGGAGGCAGCAatcttaaatttgctttcagatgaCATTTATGAGCTAAACTCAATCATTTATTTGTGGTAAGCTGACACTGAGAGAACTTGTCTTTAGAGTAGAGTGGATACTTGggaaactttttttccattagaatacCTCTATTTATCGGATGGGTTTACATGGGGAACCTGGAAAATTGCTTCAGAAGTACAAATCACTGGAATTATGGTCATTTTGTGCATATCTTCTCACTTGAACATCATATCTATAAGATATTGATTATAATAGGGGACCtggttatttataaatgtatagccacattttaagggattttaaggtttatttctttcttgaagaagcaaagaacttttatttttgtgtaattttgcatgTAGCCTGACCTTGGAAGATCAAAAAAGAAGAGGCTGcatgtcaagagaagagagaagaggtggCGTGTGTAACGGCGAGGTGAGGAGCGGCGtcgggcagaagagggggcatgagaaaggcaccctgggcaaagggaatccctgtgggcacagggcgaggtcacgtaagagcatgatggcacctttggggggCCCTGAGGAgcgttgtgtgctgggcgacctccctgtaagcagggctcaggtctttgctacacttggttttggcctttggccgtcttgctcctttggctgcccggagagcgtggcaaccctgtaaggagggtgagagccagcgtctccgcacccgagggggaaatagAGCTCTcttggacccccaggccaccctgtaagcaggggagggccatttccctgtccctctcctctgccccagcagctctctgcctgctggtggcctacccagcctgaccccctgttgtcagggcgtgtcacagcatctggcccttggcctgttgaagctctccggcttccatgcagccctgggcatggtctgaggctctcCTCTCTTGCTTGGTGAGTAGGGTGACTCCCCGGacagtggctgcacagagaccgtctccctttttgggacgttttggtttgtgtttgtcttgtccttgtctatcaatgtgagggagtgagtgagcttgtcctttaggcacctgttaaaattgctgcagcttagcttaagcctccctggaaggagagcaggtctctgtgcagcaTCAGGGGCGTCTTCCCTAAGTCCACGAGCGGAGGgatggtctggactcgccccttctttccaaagacggcgccaagccacttagtcgtggtgcaggcaatgcgacctgcctgtagtcaggatctgggtctctgcctgcatggctgcctgtgctgctggtggcctggcagcgtgaccccctgttgtcagggcgtgtcacagtattttcccctttgtgcctGGAAGCCGGAGAGCTTCAATACGCCGTCACCATAATGAGAACAAACCAGACCTTGTCAAGCCCCAGTCCCTTCCCTCTGTACCACTGACCGGGAGCTAGTGAGAATGCATGTACAGTTTAGAGTGAGCTACTGCGTGGGGCTGCAGAGTGGTAATGGAAGGGCTAAAGGCATGAAGCAGATTTGGGattggagcactgtgtttccagctttgacatcagttttctgttttacttcagtgcaactattttagtaattattttttttcttattagttccTGTCCTTCACCTCTTGGGGAGTTTACTTACTGGATGCACTTCCTAGCCTTGTGTTTGACGCAGCAAAAGAAGATGTGGCACTGCGGACGAGCAtactgaggaagctgcttctggtaagtaggtggaagtagagagaataacagtgcattcagctggaacttcagcactgaggcaagcatgtatcttgctgatctgctttgaaagctcagggcaaaggcactaccttgtccagcagcataatcacttcttttgaagtcattgactcttcagaggtttgctccatctgaagcattgtctgcttttttgcactgcctttctttggtatcacagtgtccttggataggttgcttccttataaatgtaatggtgtttgctttggaacagtcagacaagcttagctcctgttgggccaagctcttgaatctttaaaagtcagctaAGCTGTAAATTGTTCTGCGATTTCCTTGCGATAGTCTGGTTGTGCTGCCggtcagcacacagaaagaacaggtccctttttcagctacactagcaagtcttttagcacagcagggagctgtggagcaggagaaaatgaacgtcGGGTTTGGTGTGTGAATAGCTCTTGGGGAATGGGTAGAAGAAAGGGTTGTGTTGGGAGTAAATGTtaggctctgcaaagctgagaaatgtcCAGGTTTTTGCTGCGATACTGaacctctttctctttaggCTAATCTATTTAGCTTGAATTCATGTGGGTAACTCTGTGCATGTTTAGCAGGTGGATGTAGCTGACTCAAGGGGAAAGCTGAGCaaccttggatactgagctctaattggtgagtctagaggttactactgtttacaaagctaatgtttataacttgtttgttcttgtatttgtaaaattgcatttgtgtattttgtaatactgtatttgtaaaaacaccctgggaaactacagccttggcagagatcattctctgcacgaaaacatgggaaattacagaagcataacaagacaattgaccttgcttatgcctgccaagaatcttcttgtccagcaacaaggctcagggtattgggatcgctcactgcgtggccttggctctgcaagaATTGCACGAGTGCGGActtgtagaaatgctttttgttgtgttaataaaaaaatggagagggtgagggtggatgagagggactattgattttgtacttgtatgggttgtttctgtacccctatgatgttttcctccctgactgtaacttgttagaatagttgccttaactgaaaaaggagagggtgaggctggatgggagggactattgatcttgtatggtgccgcggccaggtggaggggagaaaacaccgatacgatgtaggttcacaaaatgctccgtttattgattacaaagctgctcttaatatactgtcttacacgcgatcacgcattacttgattggctgcttcactttgcccacgagggatacacgctcccctttacctctcctgattggtttcacgccttcgcttcagcttagcgttacatcatgcttctgcaattactggcatcctgttattgcattcctgttttgctgatcttgacacttcttcttcttttaacctggggtcataagttcactttctcacagcttgctgtaggcctcttcaagtgcccatgctcgacccccaacatctccccctcttttttcaaataaggcttttgtcatctgctgcatgcgttgcacAATACATTGTAACagacaaggtccaaaaaacaaaattaacaacataatcattattggtccgctaaacatcgtgattaaactccttaaccaactacttattcctaacgattttaaccaagagtctataggatttgtttctacagtaagttctttcatattttctttaagttcaaacaaattcttgtgaatagattcagaatgatcagaaagattcatacaacacatgcccagaagcattctaatgcaaaggggatgtgaagcagctgcagaagtaaactgtacagtgttaacagtcaaggagttacactcccccccctttttttttttttttttgatcagacaaaaagccatttattgcaaagctttaactccttatatactattgcttacacacacctacagcaatttggcatatcatgattggatacttgtcgtgaagacccttagtgactaacatataattggttaaacacaggtgtgagaacttgacctcgaatgcttgccaacagtccacagttctcataactcagtgaattacagcttcttcttatcttgcttgcttaggcttcctcgggcctcccatggccttgctgtatccctcagagatattcagagctcatgtaccaaatattcattttcctgtgagaacactgtctccacatctccccctttttagttttacgaaaagtttttgacaatttattgtgtctgctctatcactgcttgacttgtgtaatataacaacccactactctaggtagcattatttcagtaagattagtctgatttgaagtcacttgaacctttataacatgtggcatatcagtgaatcctacacaccatgtaacaggttggaatagttgggatttaacagatatgctcagtatacttttccattacccatggtcacacataatagcacagatattacaaagattttacgaagatttctaccattgctgtttctttatgtggttgagttctgcggcttggtatgttttgctggcagccagtatggtcctgttgatagctgtacacagctgggcctaccctttttctcctggatggctctctgataacagcggaggccatccctcacatcaaggtctggcatgacatgtgtctccactgctctacgcctgctgggttgcagccagcagcgaagctaaaggttcttcttggtggcaaacacagaggccaacccagtcttgcccttgactgtggtagcaggcatttggtcaatctctgtccttgcaccttgttgtcaatgcagagtttcacctgcttaacccagtaacaagtcactactacagcaaagcacacacagatttacattagcagagtaactatcacagagtgcatcagcatgttgaagatgctaatggcagcgagggactaaccaaagaaacttcttaccagtggagttctcccaccctcttaatttgttccattacttgctttataacagtaccatcatcttagaatctttct includes:
- the LOC117438528 gene encoding ribosomal oxygenase 2-like isoform X2, which translates into the protein MELAILVWKLEAAILNLLSDDIYELNSIIYLCLTLEDQKRRGCMSREERRGGVCNGEFLSFTSWGVYLLDALPSLVFDAAKEDVALRTSILRKLLLVDVADSRGKLSNLGY
- the LOC117438528 gene encoding ribosomal oxygenase 2-like isoform X1 — protein: MELAILVWKLEAAILNLLSDDIYELNSIIYLCLTLEDQKRRGCMSREERRGGVCNGEFLSFTSWGVYLLDALPSLVFDAAKEDVALRTSILRKLLLQVDVADSRGKLSNLGY